From the genome of Streptomyces sp. NBC_00659, one region includes:
- a CDS encoding regulator, with the protein MTERPAQRTPNRQLAALIAEAGFSNAGLARRVDQLGLEHGLDLRYDKTSVTRWLRGQQPRGTTPALIAEVFTRRLGRRLSAQDLGLDACAPVYAGLEFAATPEEAVDIVSGLWRKDSGSHAELRKIAFTPAGLVVPSRDWLIGRADDRVARGEQPSRIPAQGRPASPKVTAPPEPGGSGFRRGRTERGPGQRVSGGDIAALRSVGELFRALDHAYGGGHARQALVRYLEHEAEPMLRGVYGEQTGRHLFAAAADLTRLAGWTSYDIGAHGLAQRYFVQALRLAQAAGDRVYGSYVLITMSRQAVYLGHGREAVQLARVAQQGLGSGGPHVVQALLHAVEARGHGVLGEVRACTASLVRAERALEASRTGDEVPHWARYFDEAQLADEFGHCHRDLQQFRAAAQHAERSLQLRAPGYARSRLFCRVVLASARLGLGELDQACLLGAEAAGQAAEMRSARAVEYVRDFEKRLEPYRDAAPVRGYRDKVAALS; encoded by the coding sequence AGCTCGCCGCGCTCATCGCAGAAGCGGGGTTCTCCAACGCAGGTCTCGCCCGTCGCGTGGACCAGCTCGGACTCGAACACGGACTGGACCTGAGATACGACAAGACATCGGTGACCCGGTGGCTGCGGGGCCAGCAGCCCCGCGGGACCACCCCCGCGCTCATCGCCGAGGTGTTCACCCGCCGCCTCGGCCGGCGCCTGAGCGCGCAGGACCTCGGGCTCGACGCCTGCGCGCCCGTGTACGCGGGGCTGGAGTTCGCCGCGACCCCCGAGGAGGCCGTGGACATCGTCAGCGGCCTGTGGCGCAAGGACTCCGGGAGCCACGCAGAGCTCCGCAAGATCGCCTTCACCCCGGCCGGGCTCGTCGTGCCCAGCCGTGACTGGCTGATCGGCCGGGCCGACGACCGGGTCGCCCGCGGCGAGCAGCCCTCCCGCATCCCCGCCCAGGGCCGCCCGGCCTCGCCCAAGGTCACGGCGCCGCCCGAGCCGGGGGGATCCGGCTTCCGGCGCGGCCGGACCGAGCGGGGCCCCGGCCAGCGGGTCAGCGGCGGGGACATCGCCGCGCTCCGCTCGGTCGGCGAACTCTTCCGCGCCCTCGACCACGCCTACGGCGGCGGCCACGCCCGCCAGGCACTGGTCCGCTACCTGGAACACGAGGCCGAGCCCATGCTGCGCGGCGTGTACGGCGAGCAGACCGGCCGCCACCTGTTCGCGGCCGCCGCCGACCTCACCCGGCTCGCCGGCTGGACGTCGTACGACATCGGCGCGCACGGACTCGCGCAGCGGTACTTCGTCCAGGCGCTGCGCCTGGCGCAGGCGGCGGGCGACCGGGTGTACGGCTCCTACGTGCTCATCACGATGAGCCGGCAGGCCGTCTACCTCGGGCACGGGCGCGAGGCCGTACAGCTCGCGCGGGTCGCGCAGCAGGGTCTCGGCTCCGGGGGGCCGCACGTCGTCCAGGCGCTGCTGCACGCCGTCGAGGCGCGCGGCCACGGGGTGCTGGGCGAGGTGAGGGCCTGCACGGCCTCGCTGGTCCGGGCCGAACGCGCGCTGGAGGCGTCCCGGACCGGCGACGAGGTCCCGCACTGGGCCCGCTACTTCGACGAGGCGCAGCTCGCCGACGAGTTCGGGCACTGCCACCGGGACCTTCAGCAGTTCCGGGCGGCGGCGCAGCACGCCGAGCGCTCGCTCCAGCTCCGGGCGCCCGGCTACGCGCGCAGCCGGCTGTTCTGCCGGGTGGTGCTCGCCTCGGCGCGGCTCGGGCTCGGCGAGCTCGACCAGGCCTGTCTGCTCGGCGCGGAGGCCGCGGGGCAGGCGGCGGAGATGCGGTCGGCGCGGGCCGTCGAGTACGTACGGGACTTCGAGAAACGGCTCGAACCGTACAGGGACGCCGCGCCCGTCCGCGGCTATCGCGACAAGGTGGCCGCGCTGAGCTGA
- a CDS encoding helix-turn-helix transcriptional regulator, which translates to MRAARLIKMVLLLQTRASMTAAELARELEVSERTVARDAQALSEAGIPVYADRGRAGGYRLVGGYRTRLTGLARSEAEALFLSGVPGALRDMGLQDTASAARLKVSAALTPSAQGASRSAAQRFHLDAPAWFSEPRTPELLPALADAVWDDRPVLARYRRRGSEAERTLEPYGLVLKAGLWYLCARVPDAEAFRVYRIDRFTAVDPGAERFRRDEGFDLPAFWEERAEEFARSVLRSEAVVRLSPEGVRLLPYALDPTSAKEGLAASGTPDGRGWVTLTLPVESEEVARIQLRGLGPEVEVLAPEALRKRCAEDAAAAAAFYR; encoded by the coding sequence ATGCGTGCCGCTCGTCTGATCAAGATGGTGCTGTTGCTCCAGACCCGCGCGTCGATGACCGCCGCCGAGCTGGCGCGGGAGCTGGAGGTGTCCGAGCGCACGGTCGCCCGGGACGCGCAGGCACTGTCCGAGGCGGGAATTCCGGTCTACGCGGACCGGGGCCGGGCCGGCGGCTACCGCCTGGTCGGCGGGTACCGCACACGGCTGACGGGACTCGCGCGGAGCGAGGCGGAGGCACTGTTCCTGAGCGGGGTGCCGGGGGCGCTGCGCGACATGGGCCTTCAGGACACGGCGTCGGCGGCCCGGCTGAAGGTGTCGGCGGCACTGACGCCCTCCGCGCAAGGCGCCTCGCGATCGGCGGCGCAGCGCTTCCATCTGGACGCGCCCGCCTGGTTCAGCGAGCCGCGGACGCCCGAGCTGCTGCCCGCGCTCGCGGACGCGGTGTGGGACGACCGCCCGGTCCTCGCGCGCTACCGGCGCCGCGGGTCGGAGGCGGAGCGGACCCTCGAACCGTACGGGCTCGTCCTGAAGGCGGGGCTCTGGTACCTGTGCGCGCGGGTGCCGGACGCGGAGGCCTTCCGCGTGTACAGGATCGACCGGTTCACCGCCGTCGACCCCGGCGCGGAGCGGTTCCGGCGGGACGAGGGCTTCGATCTGCCGGCGTTCTGGGAGGAGCGGGCCGAGGAGTTCGCCCGGTCCGTCCTGCGGTCCGAGGCCGTCGTACGGCTGTCCCCGGAGGGCGTACGACTGCTGCCGTACGCTCTCGATCCCACGTCGGCGAAGGAGGGACTCGCCGCCTCCGGCACCCCGGACGGGCGGGGCTGGGTGACCCTCACCCTGCCGGTCGAGTCCGAGGAGGTCGCCCGTATACAGCTGCGGGGCCTCGGGCCCGAGGTGGAGGTGCTTGCTCCGGAGGCCCTGCGGAAGCGCTGCGCCGAGGACGCGGCCGCGGCGGCGGCGTTCTACCGGTGA
- a CDS encoding TIGR01777 family oxidoreductase, protein MSDSPLSPGSRIVIAGASGLIGSALARSLSAEGHEVVRLVRREPRSPDEIRWDPQRQRIDAVGLIGCAAVVNLAGAPVAGRPWTRAYKRMIRDSRVLGTVTLAEAVASLDEPPRVFVNGSAIGFYGDTDGRAVDESAPPGDGFLPSVCVEWEEATAPAQEAGVRTVLPRTGLVVAREGGAWARLIPLFKAGAGGRMGNGRQYWSYIALHDEVAAIRHLIDTESLSGPVNLTAPDPLTNGEITEAMGRVLHRPTLLTAPAPLLRLALGDMAEDVLGSQRVLPARLLESGFTFAFPSIDGALRAALG, encoded by the coding sequence ATGAGCGACTCACCGCTGTCCCCGGGTTCCCGCATCGTGATCGCCGGCGCGTCCGGCCTGATCGGCTCCGCGCTGGCACGCTCCCTGAGCGCCGAGGGGCACGAGGTGGTCCGGCTCGTACGCCGTGAGCCGCGTTCGCCGGACGAGATCCGGTGGGATCCGCAGCGGCAGCGGATCGACGCGGTGGGGCTCATCGGCTGTGCCGCCGTGGTCAATCTGGCGGGGGCGCCGGTGGCGGGGCGGCCCTGGACGCGTGCGTACAAGCGGATGATCCGGGACAGCCGGGTGCTCGGGACGGTGACGCTCGCGGAGGCGGTGGCCTCGCTCGACGAACCGCCGCGGGTCTTCGTCAACGGGAGCGCGATCGGGTTCTACGGCGACACGGACGGCCGCGCGGTGGACGAGTCCGCGCCGCCCGGGGACGGGTTCCTGCCGTCCGTCTGTGTGGAGTGGGAGGAGGCGACCGCTCCCGCGCAGGAGGCGGGGGTGCGCACGGTGCTTCCCAGGACCGGGCTCGTGGTGGCCCGCGAGGGCGGGGCCTGGGCACGGCTGATTCCGCTGTTCAAGGCGGGTGCCGGGGGGCGGATGGGGAACGGGCGCCAGTACTGGAGCTATATCGCGCTGCACGACGAGGTGGCCGCGATCCGGCATCTCATCGACACGGAGTCGCTGTCCGGGCCGGTGAACCTGACCGCCCCCGACCCGCTCACCAACGGCGAGATCACCGAGGCCATGGGCCGGGTCCTGCACCGCCCGACCCTGCTGACCGCGCCCGCCCCGCTGCTGCGCCTCGCCCTCGGCGACATGGCCGAGGACGTCCTGGGCAGCCAGCGCGTCCTGCCCGCCCGCCTCCTGGAATCGGGCTTCACCTTCGCGTTCCCCTCGATCGACGGAGCCCTGCGGGCGGCCCTCGGCTGA
- a CDS encoding MarP family serine protease yields MDVLDLLLMLVILVYAASGYRRGLVAGCVSLAGFVGGAVIGVWVLPWMMELVTAGTPAATVTAVLTVLVPAVVGHELAGRLALKLRRELDQGPLRVADGIGGAAANTLAVLLVAWVAASVLGASSSTVVTQSIRNSALLGAVQNTMPETTPAWFSRATSALTEAGFPQVFNPFENEPAAGVAKPSGDSVTPSATNAAKLSTVKVEGVSGNQGREGSGFVYAPHRVMTNAHVVAGIDRPTVRVGGVGRPYQARVVLFDPQKDVAVLYVPALRAPVLHFDGVASRGDSAVVAGYPQDGGLDLQAATVAGRINATGQNIYNSGTVTREIYSIRSTVRPGNSGGPLLTTDGEVYGVVFARSTSDDETGYVLTAHEVASDAKKAAHATARVDTGDLVTS; encoded by the coding sequence GTGGATGTTCTCGACCTCCTGCTGATGCTGGTCATCCTGGTCTACGCGGCGTCCGGGTACCGTCGCGGCCTGGTGGCCGGCTGTGTCTCCCTGGCCGGCTTCGTGGGTGGCGCCGTCATCGGCGTATGGGTGCTGCCGTGGATGATGGAGCTGGTCACGGCGGGGACACCGGCGGCGACGGTCACGGCGGTCCTCACGGTGCTGGTGCCCGCCGTGGTGGGCCACGAGCTGGCCGGGCGGCTGGCGCTGAAGCTGCGCCGCGAGCTGGACCAGGGGCCGCTGCGGGTGGCCGACGGGATCGGCGGAGCCGCGGCGAACACCCTGGCCGTGCTGCTGGTGGCCTGGGTGGCGGCGAGCGTCCTGGGCGCGTCCTCCTCGACGGTCGTCACGCAGTCGATCCGCAACTCGGCGCTGCTGGGCGCCGTGCAGAACACGATGCCGGAGACCACGCCGGCCTGGTTCTCGCGCGCGACCTCGGCACTCACGGAGGCGGGCTTCCCCCAGGTCTTCAACCCGTTCGAGAACGAACCGGCGGCCGGTGTCGCCAAGCCCTCCGGGGACAGTGTCACGCCGTCCGCGACGAACGCCGCCAAGCTGAGCACCGTGAAGGTCGAGGGCGTCTCGGGCAACCAGGGCCGGGAGGGCAGCGGCTTCGTCTACGCCCCGCACCGGGTGATGACCAACGCGCACGTGGTGGCGGGCATCGACCGGCCGACCGTGCGGGTGGGCGGGGTCGGCCGCCCGTACCAGGCGCGGGTGGTCCTCTTCGATCCGCAGAAGGACGTCGCCGTCCTGTACGTGCCGGCTCTCCGGGCCCCGGTCCTCCACTTCGACGGGGTCGCCTCGCGCGGGGACTCCGCCGTGGTCGCGGGCTACCCGCAGGACGGCGGCCTCGACCTCCAGGCGGCCACCGTCGCGGGCCGCATCAACGCGACGGGCCAGAACATCTACAACTCCGGCACGGTCACCCGCGAGATCTACTCGATCCGCTCGACCGTCCGGCCCGGCAACTCCGGCGGTCCGCTCCTGACCACCGACGGCGAGGTGTACGGCGTGGTCTTCGCCCGTTCGACCTCGGACGACGAGACCGGCTACGTCCTGACGGCGCACGAGGTCGCGAGCGACGCCAAGAAGGCCGCGCACGCCACCGCACGGGTGGACACGGGCGACCTCGTCACCTCCTGA
- a CDS encoding NAD(P)/FAD-dependent oxidoreductase, with translation MLEPARHAAHTAQITEDVDVVVVGAGVAGLAAARHLTGAGLRTAVLEAAPHVGGRMSTEKVDGFRLDRIGRLLSTSYPELRHTPGLDGLVLCPFSPGVLLHSDGRRHPTGTPGTSRSARGALTTARALASAPRLPLPRPARGTTRPGPLGSPLDQSRLGAALARLAATPPERLLARPDLTAANALTARGLPARTVEAFLRPLLAALLCDPELRTSSRLADLALHSFATGRLCLPEGGADALPELLAAALPPGTVHTGVEVTAVSTTRVTTKDHGELRCRAILLATGARAAARFLPGLHVPAFHPVTVLHHTTDEPPLTEPALLLDADRGGPVAHTAVVSQVDPTRAPAGRALISSTVLGTPPAAPHLDATVRAQLARVYGTSTTRWELLAVHHEPEAVPAMPPPHDPRRPVRLLAGLYVCGDHRDTGTVQGALHSARRAAHALLTDLDVRAAAPSAEPLESAAA, from the coding sequence GTGCTAGAGCCCGCACGCCACGCCGCGCACACGGCACAGATCACGGAAGACGTCGACGTCGTCGTCGTGGGAGCCGGTGTCGCCGGCCTCGCGGCCGCACGGCATCTGACCGGGGCGGGGCTGAGGACCGCCGTCCTCGAGGCCGCCCCTCACGTCGGCGGCCGTATGTCCACGGAGAAGGTCGACGGCTTCCGGCTGGACCGGATCGGCCGGCTCCTGTCCACCTCGTACCCGGAACTGCGCCACACCCCGGGCCTGGACGGCCTCGTCCTGTGCCCGTTCTCGCCGGGCGTGCTGCTGCACAGCGACGGCCGGCGCCACCCCACGGGCACGCCCGGCACATCCCGGAGCGCGAGGGGCGCACTCACCACCGCGCGCGCCCTCGCGAGCGCCCCCCGGCTTCCGCTGCCCCGGCCCGCGCGCGGAACCACCCGCCCCGGCCCGCTCGGCAGCCCCCTCGACCAGTCCCGTCTCGGCGCCGCCCTCGCGCGCCTCGCCGCCACTCCGCCGGAGCGCCTGCTCGCCCGCCCCGACCTCACCGCGGCGAACGCGCTGACCGCCCGGGGGCTTCCGGCCCGTACGGTCGAGGCCTTTCTGCGCCCCCTTCTCGCGGCCCTGCTGTGCGACCCGGAGCTACGGACGTCGAGCCGCCTCGCCGACCTCGCGCTGCACTCCTTCGCGACGGGGAGGCTGTGTCTGCCCGAAGGCGGCGCGGACGCGCTCCCCGAGCTGCTCGCGGCCGCCCTTCCACCCGGCACCGTGCACACAGGCGTCGAGGTCACCGCCGTCTCCACGACCCGCGTCACGACGAAGGACCACGGTGAACTCCGTTGCCGGGCAATCCTGTTGGCGACCGGGGCACGTGCCGCCGCCCGGTTCCTGCCCGGACTGCACGTCCCCGCCTTCCATCCGGTGACCGTCCTGCACCACACCACCGACGAACCGCCGCTCACCGAGCCGGCGCTGCTCCTGGACGCCGACCGCGGCGGCCCGGTGGCGCACACGGCGGTCGTCAGCCAGGTCGACCCGACCCGGGCACCCGCGGGCCGCGCCCTGATCTCCTCGACCGTGCTCGGCACACCGCCCGCCGCGCCCCACCTGGACGCGACGGTCCGCGCCCAGCTCGCCCGCGTCTACGGCACGTCGACGACCCGCTGGGAACTGCTGGCGGTCCATCACGAGCCGGAAGCGGTCCCGGCGATGCCGCCGCCGCACGATCCGCGCCGCCCCGTACGGCTGCTCGCGGGCCTGTACGTGTGCGGTGACCACCGGGACACCGGCACGGTGCAGGGCGCGCTGCACTCGGCCCGGCGGGCCGCCCACGCCCTCCTGACGGACCTGGACGTCCGCGCGGCGGCCCCGTCGGCCGAGCCTCTGGAGTCCGCCGCCGCCTGA
- a CDS encoding peptidoglycan recognition protein family protein yields the protein MGLPKPVLVALGCVPGLLAVLALVMCAAGVDRSAARGAAPPPVAARITVPRPVARPPIVPRTAWLDAVSTREQPPPRYDDRVVAVFIHHTDSPSDYDCADVPRVIRDVYAGQTGAKDWDDIGYNFLVDRCGTIYEGRAGGIDRPVTGAHTQGFNHRSAGIAAIGTFTAGSPVPKAMTDAIARLVAWKLGLSGVDPRGTVRLVSSNSLSRYAAGTATVLSTVSGHDAAFMTSCPGAALSARLPEIRDRAARIQGR from the coding sequence GTGGGGCTGCCGAAACCGGTCCTCGTCGCCCTCGGGTGCGTGCCGGGCCTGCTCGCCGTCCTGGCGCTGGTGATGTGCGCGGCCGGGGTGGACCGCTCGGCGGCCCGCGGCGCCGCCCCGCCCCCGGTCGCGGCCCGGATCACCGTTCCCCGTCCCGTCGCCAGGCCGCCCATCGTGCCGCGGACGGCGTGGCTGGACGCCGTGAGCACCCGCGAGCAGCCGCCGCCCCGCTACGACGACCGCGTCGTGGCGGTCTTCATCCACCACACCGATTCGCCGAGCGACTACGACTGCGCCGACGTGCCCCGCGTCATCCGTGACGTGTACGCGGGCCAGACGGGCGCCAAGGACTGGGACGACATCGGCTACAACTTCCTCGTCGACCGCTGCGGCACGATCTACGAGGGCCGCGCGGGCGGGATCGACCGGCCCGTCACCGGGGCGCACACGCAGGGCTTCAACCACCGCTCCGCCGGGATCGCCGCGATCGGCACCTTCACGGCCGGATCACCGGTGCCGAAGGCGATGACCGACGCGATCGCCCGTCTCGTGGCCTGGAAGCTCGGGCTCAGCGGCGTGGACCCCCGGGGCACCGTCCGCCTCGTCTCCAGCAACAGCCTCAGCCGTTACGCCGCGGGCACCGCCACCGTGCTCTCCACCGTCTCCGGCCACGACGCCGCCTTCATGACGAGCTGTCCGGGCGCCGCCCTCAGCGCCCGCCTCCCCGAGATCCGCGACCGAGCGGCCCGCATCCAGGGCCGCTGA
- a CDS encoding DUF4240 domain-containing protein has product MDETEFWQLVDTTRETAEGDPEEQADLLVERLVQLDPDSVLDFSRHFESRYNRAYRWDLWGAAWVLLDGASDDAFDFFRCWLIGQGREVFEGAMHDPDTLAELLDDFDEEIDGDGEELGYAADEAYEQLTGAVAPSLGIPAAPAEPEGAPLEFENESVIAGRYPKLWERFRED; this is encoded by the coding sequence ATGGACGAGACGGAGTTCTGGCAGCTGGTGGACACGACCCGCGAGACTGCCGAGGGAGACCCCGAGGAACAGGCGGATCTGCTCGTCGAGCGGCTCGTCCAGCTGGACCCGGACTCCGTCCTGGACTTCTCCCGGCACTTCGAGTCCCGCTACAACCGCGCGTACCGCTGGGATCTGTGGGGCGCGGCCTGGGTGCTGCTCGACGGGGCCAGCGACGACGCGTTCGACTTCTTCCGGTGCTGGCTGATCGGCCAGGGCCGGGAGGTCTTCGAGGGGGCGATGCACGACCCCGACACGCTCGCCGAGCTCCTGGACGACTTCGACGAGGAGATCGACGGCGACGGCGAGGAGCTGGGGTACGCGGCCGACGAGGCCTACGAGCAGCTGACCGGTGCCGTCGCCCCCTCACTCGGCATCCCGGCCGCCCCCGCCGAGCCCGAGGGAGCCCCGCTCGAGTTCGAGAACGAGTCCGTCATCGCGGGACGCTATCCCAAACTGTGGGAGCGTTTCAGGGAGGACTGA
- a CDS encoding GNAT family N-acetyltransferase, translating to MSAAPRIRPATLDDEDALGRIDRDTWSTLHAVMPRPRPPYEPFYSERFGPRDHVVAELDGRLVGYIRLGFPTRLACNAHVRQILGLAVADEARGAGVGRALLRAAREEARRQGARRITLRVLGHNTPARALYESEGFVVEGILPGEFLLDGAYVDDVMMGRPL from the coding sequence ATGTCAGCTGCTCCGCGGATACGCCCCGCCACCCTGGACGACGAGGACGCGCTCGGCCGGATCGACCGCGACACCTGGTCCACGCTGCACGCGGTCATGCCGCGCCCCCGGCCGCCGTACGAGCCCTTCTACAGCGAGCGGTTCGGTCCCCGGGACCATGTCGTCGCCGAGCTCGACGGCCGTCTCGTGGGGTACATCCGGCTGGGCTTCCCGACCCGGCTGGCCTGCAACGCGCACGTCCGGCAGATCCTCGGACTGGCCGTCGCCGACGAGGCCCGCGGCGCCGGGGTGGGCCGCGCGCTGCTGCGGGCGGCGCGCGAGGAGGCCCGCCGCCAGGGCGCCCGGCGCATCACCCTGCGCGTGCTCGGCCACAACACCCCGGCGCGCGCTCTCTACGAGTCCGAGGGGTTCGTCGTCGAGGGGATCCTGCCCGGGGAGTTCCTGCTGGACGGCGCCTACGTGGACGACGTCATGATGGGACGCCCGCTCTGA